The following are encoded in a window of Castanea sativa cultivar Marrone di Chiusa Pesio chromosome 9, ASM4071231v1 genomic DNA:
- the LOC142608764 gene encoding uncharacterized protein LOC142608764, translating to MEGNNQLAKRMRFSATPVLGFSEEDKEGTYQPHDDALVVTICIGGYDVKRVLVDDGSGAEIMYPDLFNGLKLKEEDLEKYDSPLVGFDGKQKPARGIDVDDNGGSAEELDKIFIGEGKEKYFQVGSQLPIPEREELVKFLKDNIDVFAWTAYDVPGIDPEFICHHLNVSPNAKPRKQPPRCAFQEHAEAVKEEVNKLKQAGAIKEIYYPEWLANTVVEKTTFRAPNGNYHYRVMPFGLKNAGSTYQRMVTRMFELQLGRNMEAYIDGMVVKSKEVGDHLRDLHKTFSVLRRYKLRLNTSKCSFGVSSGKFLEYMITHQGIEVNPDQIKAILGLHPPRNPKEVQKLTGMFAALNWLISRSADRCRPFYRLLHKWKDFQWTDECNLAFKDLKQYLANLPILSRPKKEEVLYAYLAVTDYAVSLVLVRNDDGVQKLAIMRRSDYTNCVAKWGTKLGAYDVKYMPRTAIKGQVLADFVVEFMESGIKQEDVMLAVMSIGLGNVLLWEVYTNGASNRKGAEIGIVLITPEKLVMEKSLRLGFVATNNEAEYEALLASAQMVRHLGGEVVELYCDSRLVVGQVNGEFEARDERMKKYLERVKDVLGLFKSFKV from the exons ATGGAGGGAAACAACCAACTGGCTAAAAGAATGAGGTTCTCGGCGACGCCAGTATTGGGTTTTTCTGAGGAAGATAAGGAGGGAACGTATCAGCCCCATGATGATGCATTGGTAGTAACTATTTGTATCGGGGGATATGACGTGAAACGAGTCTTGGTagatgatggaagtggtgcaGAAATTATGTATCCCGACTTGTTTAATGGTTTAAAGTTGAAAGAAGAGGATTTGGAGAAGTATGATTCCCCGTTAGTAGGTTTTGATGGGAAACAG AAACCTGCTCGGGGGATAGATGTTGATGATAATGGAGGTTCCGCTGAAGAACTGGACAAGATATTTATAGGAGAAGGTAAGgagaaatattttcaggtgggaTCCCAATTACCAATACCGGAAAGGGAGGAGTTAGTTAAGTTCTTAAAggataacattgatgtttttgcatggacggCCTATGACGTCCCGGGAATTGATCCAGAATTCAtctgtcatcatttgaatgttagTCCCAACGCAAAGCCTCGTAAGCAACCTCCTCGATGTGCGTTCCAAGAGCATGCCGAAGCAGTTAAAGAGGAGGTTAATAAGTTAAAGCAAGCGGGGGCAATCAAGGAAATCTATTATCCTGAGTGGCTTGCCAACActgttgtg GAGAAGACAACTTTTCGTGCTCCTAATGGCAATTACCATTATcgagtaatgccctttggtcttaAGAATGCAGGTTCCACCTATCAAAGGAtggtgactagaatgtttgagttGCAGTTGGGGCGTAATATGGAAGCATACATTGATGGCATGGTGGTTAAAAGTAAGGAAGTAGGAGACCATTTGAGGGACTTACACAAAACCTTCTCAGTCCTTAGGAGGTATAAATTGCGTTTGAATACTTCCAAGTGCTCCTTTGGAGTAAGTTCGGGAAAGTTCCTCGAGTATATGATAACGCATCAGGGAATAGAAGTTAATCCTGATCAAATCAAGGCTATCTTAGGGTTGCAtcctcctcggaatcctaagGAGGTACAAAAGCTAACTGGAATGTTTGCAGCCTTGAATTGGTTAATATCACGATCTGCGGACAGGTGCCGACCTTTTTATCGCCTTTTGCATAAATGGAAAGATTTCCAGTGGACAGATGAGTGTAATTTGGCTTTTAAGGATTTGAAGCAATATTTGGCGAATTTGCCAATACTATCACGGCCGAAGAAGGAAGAGGTGTTGTATGCCTATTTAGCAGTCACGGACTATGCTGTAAGTCTTGTCCTAGTACGGAATGATGATGGAGTTCAAAAACTG GCTATCATGAGGAGATCTGATTACACTAATTGCGtggctaagtggggaactaAGCTTGGAGCTTATGATGTTAAGTATATGCCCCGGACGGCTATTAAAGGACAGGTTCTTGCCGATTTCGTGGTTGAATTCATGGAAAGTGGCATTAAGCAAGAAGATGTTATGCTAGCCGTAATGTCTATTGGGCTTGGGAATGTCCTTCTTTGGGAAGTTTATACGAATGGGGCATCTAATCGAAAGGGAGCCGAGATTGGAATTGTTCTAATTACCCCTGAGAAGTTAGTTATGGAAAAGTCACTACGGCTAGGATTTgtagccactaataatgaggccgagtatgaagctctcTTGGCAAGCGCTCAAATGGTTAGGCATTTGGGAGGAGAAGTAGTGGAATTGTATTGTGATTCTAGATTAGTTGTCGGGCAAGTTAATGGAGAGTTTGAGGCAAGGgatgaaagaatgaaaaaataccTCGAACGAGTCAAAGATGTGTTAGGTCTGTTTAAGAGCTTTAAAGTATGA